In Listeria monocytogenes, the following proteins share a genomic window:
- the pth gene encoding aminoacyl-tRNA hydrolase has protein sequence MKLIAGLGNPGKKYERTRHNVGFMVVDELSFRHQTPWKKSKFNGMTSEIIVGGEKMILVKPLTFMNASGECIRPLMDYYNIPIEDVVIVYDDLDLPVGKIRLRQKGSAGGHNGMKSIIQHVKTQEFNRIRVGVSRPLKGEVIHYVLGDFPKAEQPDIIAAIQKSADAIEDYAQTPFIEVMNKYNQK, from the coding sequence ATGAAATTAATCGCAGGACTCGGAAACCCGGGCAAAAAATACGAACGTACCCGGCATAATGTCGGTTTTATGGTAGTTGACGAGCTAAGTTTTCGTCATCAAACCCCTTGGAAGAAATCAAAATTTAATGGTATGACAAGCGAAATTATCGTCGGCGGTGAAAAAATGATTTTAGTTAAACCGCTCACTTTTATGAACGCTTCAGGTGAATGCATTCGTCCACTCATGGATTACTACAACATACCAATTGAAGATGTCGTGATTGTGTATGATGATCTCGATTTACCAGTTGGGAAAATTAGATTACGCCAAAAGGGTAGTGCTGGCGGACATAATGGAATGAAATCAATTATTCAACACGTTAAAACACAAGAGTTTAATCGCATTCGTGTTGGTGTTAGCCGTCCTTTAAAAGGAGAAGTTATTCATTATGTCTTGGGAGATTTTCCTAAAGCAGAACAACCTGATATTATTGCAGCAATTCAAAAAAGCGCAGATGCTATTGAAGACTATGCGCAAACGCCATTTATAGAAGTTATGAACAAATACAATCAAAAATAG